A segment of the Macrobrachium nipponense isolate FS-2020 chromosome 1, ASM1510439v2, whole genome shotgun sequence genome:
tgtttctgccgtcacccatgttcacgcatggccaactgtatgtggagatgagcagagcaactgactctgccaacttgaaattaagttgtggacaaactgataatattgtgtacaaagaggttctgtagtaggtatgtataaaaatcgcccttattttaatattgctgaacaaatagtacatataaatttttcacttctgcacccgtattttatcacccatcgcagatgggtaagtttgctagtttatataatagattttttaatttttccctttttcttatatttctcatcaatgctatttttatttgaatcttcaatattattattttgtcgttGTATTTCATGCTTGTGGTGGGGGCATGTGCCTAGGTGGCCGGACCCCGCTAGTGGACTCGTCATGGgatttctttgttaagaaaaaatGGGATTTTCACTACCTGAAGGGAGAAAATAAAGTGATGTTTTTGTATCCTCAGAcaaattcctttcattttgtaattaatctcagtaagaggaatgaagaaGGCTCTCTCCTCACGTTATATtttaggatgaggttgcttgCTCAGTCCCAGCTCCACCCTGGCAGtgaaccagtgagagagagagagagagagagagagagagagagagagagagagagcttactcaGAATCTAACGTGTGGTATCATTGCGTCCAAAAGCTCTGAGACTCAAACTTAAGTCCTCTTGAATGAGAGGTGAGTATCCCAATCACTAGAACCCGAaacccatttatatatacactaaaagTAATTACCAATATTGTTTTAAACTCTCCGTGTCATGACATTCCGTAACGTCCTTATCCATTGGAGACATTGTAACTGTTAAAAGTAATGCGTGATTTTCCGAACGAACGTAAAACCACCTTTCAACCTAGGAAAGAAACCAATAATTCTCTAATGAACCAAAAACGTCTTTACCGCGAATATAAACACGCTCGAAATATACAATGTGACACCGCGGCAAaatagtttcataattttttatttccttcccttTTGTAATTAGGTTAAAGTATTCAGATCTTTAGTGTTATGTGATGGAACATATTtgcgccccccaaaaaaaagaatatcGAGCGCATCCTACAACTTACATGCGTCCATTAGCCGGATAAGATCAGTTCAATAAAAACCACGCATTAGTCAGTTGAGGGATTTGaaatcttattcattttttcatttataacctCAGTGGGATTATATCTAAATGAGAGATGATTACTGGAAAATAAATCCGCAAGACTTACAGCCACTCAGTACAATGTGTCATAAGCACAGACCGAGATCTTATCGCACACAcatcataaacattttaattaCAAGTCAAAAATTGATTTATATCTATAACCAGCAAGTAATAAAGATTCGTTCCCCACTTAAATCAAAGATGTTGACTTGTTTTCTACCCATTTGAGATATGTATGTGCAAAGCTGCCGACGTGTGACTATGACATGTTTTACCATAGTATGGTCATACCTTAACTTACACgcactagcctctctctctctctctctctctctctctctctctctctctctctctctctctctctctgtttgttttctTATCCAAAGATATGTTGAACTCATGATGGATGTCATCAGGATTATTTAGAGCGAAAAAGGCTATGGCCCGAGATGAGATTCTGGGATTCTCAGATGAAACCTGGTCAAGATCTCTTCTGATTTGAAGAAAGAGGGGAAATGCACCATGACCTTAAATTCGTTGCACAATATAAGAGGCAATAAGTCAGCCAACAGAGCTGAATTAGAATTGTGTAACtcaatttatccatttattttacagaaaaccgcGACAATGAACACCTtattttggggggcgggggacgGCTTCTATATACTCGTAATGATATGTTTTTGATCTTTATATTTTCTCAGTTGATTCAAATAAGCCATTTAAAGATCCTTTATCGTGTTCTTGTTACATAATTTTCAAACGTTGATTCTTTATAAGTAAGCAATTCTCCAGGGTGATACTTTTTTCCTCTGTACCATAGCTTCATTATGCAGATCAAGCATTCGTAAAAGACAGAAAGATTTAGCAAAATTGTTGAAATGACCTTAACTATCATTAACTTTATTTTACTTGGTTTAGCAACCTAACATATTTCTTCTCATAGGGACCTTTGGATAAGTTTTCCAGGTTTCTGGCAAACTCTAAATTTCCAATATTTCTTGTGATAAAATATTCTTCCTGCATAGAATAATGTAAGCAATCTATTACAGAACATATAGTAGTCttaatgagaaagaaaaaaaatcttgttgaCTTCATTGAGATAAAGTCAACATGGACTAGCTACAAAtgttgctttcaaaatatttggCTAAAAATGTGTATAGaattttttagacattttctGCCGTATATCCATAGAATTAATTGCACATACGTACGAGGATTTTAATTCCACGTTTATACTTAAAGCACtgaattgaattttatttcagcAGTAGTAAGTTATGTACATTTATAAACTGAACTGTTGCAGACCATGACCACAGTATGTAACTGTACGCAAAATATAATGGGTTCTTCACCAATGAAAGGGAATactaatgtgcatatatatttaaaagtatcCGTGGAAATTATTGTTTCATAACGGATTTCTGGAATAGTAAAATTAGCATTCGGTTTACGGATTTAATCGCGTGCATTATGCATTCACAGAAGTTGCTGCGTTTCCGAGTTTTTCAAAATAACGGAGTGGGTGttatgaggaaaataaaaaaaatatttcaaaagtaaagTAAAGGAAGAAAACAGCTAGTTATCGCaatatttctttattctctcgatgtttcattcatttacatatattaaatatatatacaagcgaGCATAAATGATCAgattctttcagagagagagagaaaggtaaaaatCGAGAATCAATGAAGAGGTTAGGCGCTGAAGATCTGAGTCTACTTTAGACTAACCATAGTGGAGGACAGTAAGTTTAATTGTATCCCTTCTTGGGAGGCACGTCAGGGTACTTGGGCTCCCCTTCGTAGGTGACATCGGCCACATAACCCGAGCCCCCGTTGACGGTGTAAGTCACCTTCTGGGTTCTGGAATCTGGAAGGCGGATGATGTAAGAGCCCTGGATGGCGTCTCCGTCTCTGGTTTCGTCGTGGCCATAACTATTCCCGCTCTCAGCGTCGGCCACTCCGTATTTGTAGCTGTATTTTGCTGGACCCTGTAATCATAGAGCAAGGAGTAAGGAAATGGTCACAATTTTGAAGGTGATATAGTGCTTATTCACagtgaaaattaaatattcataaactgTTATTCTGAACAGCATGTACACATGAAAATAAGTATCTGTATATCGTAAATTAATACTTTTCTAATTTATATTAAGTTTATTTCTGCAACAAACTCTAACGGCATATCGGAGACTCGTAGCCTAGAAAAACTAACAAGCCAATGATAACTACTTTGCTGTCCTTGTGGTGACCCACTAGCGCTGATATTTCATTCACAAACTATCATTGGATATtttttctagagagagaatctttcctcCGCTTTCTAGAACCTGTGGAATTTCCCAAACTTTTCGCTAAACTAGTTTTCGCCACTCTCCTACAGCCTTAAACCTGCTTAAAACACTAATGgacagaatgaaaacaaaataaaaccataGACAATAAATTTTGCTgatgagataaaaaataataaagttcatCTCAAGTCCTTACCTGGGGTTCCTCAACATCAGGTTTGTATTTTTCGCAGAAGACTCCGCTGATGACAAGGACCATGAAGAAAAGCTGTAGATAAAAACCATAGACAGTTGTTAAGAAGTAATATCCCTAACAGTTCGTATCAAAATGTACCAGGCAATCAGTAAGGTTCCTCAGCTGTGAATATTAACCTTCAATATCAGCCAGTTTCGTATACGAATAATTCTTGCCTCCTGTACCTGAATTCATTTGTAAAGTTAGTCCACTTTTAATGCCAATAGCATGACCAAATATGTCTTATTACGTTCTTCACTGCAAAATAATTCTACATGGcctttaaaaagaaatacaaaaattacgTTAATCTCATATTCAAAATGTCTTAACAGAAATTATGGTTTGTTTAAAAGGCAAATTACCCAATTCAGCAAAACGTCTGAACTGTAAGTCCATTATAAATTCATTCTGTGCTTTTGGGCCAAATAACATCGTCATTATTTCCtcagtacatacatatatcttaatCAAAGTCATTCTAATTTCAAAGCCAAAGTAACAGACAAATATTTTATCGAGAAAATGATCGATTTCTAAAGTCAACTTATTCCTGAAGCCTGACTCGTAACAAAGTTAACGCATCCTCACTGGTAAACCAACTTACTTTCAAAGCCATGATGTTGATTTGTGCAGACGCTGAGGCTGTACTGATGCCTGTTCTCTTTGGAAGAAGACTTATATAGCAACGTTCCGTTCAGACTTCATGAGAGTGACATCACCATGCGGTTAACAGGACTAGGTCAGTTGGGCTTGGTTAATCAGCAACCGAGCTTTTACCCGCTAATGGCAATTTAGTAACTGACAGACGAAGCAGTAAACACTCACCATTACTgaactaaatttatttttcatatgcatTTACCTTTATTGCTCTTCATTATCACGGCGAAAATTGCAGTTACAAGGTAACGCAACTTTTGTGAGAAGAACAAGGTTTCTTTATGTCACTGGTGTTTTCAGAATAAACCTGATCGTACGCATCCTTACATAGAACACTCATAAATGATCTTGTACAGGCATAGTTCaatgttaaaataaaagatatatgctTATGAtgctattttttccttgtttttcgttCGTCTCActgcatttttccaaattttattcttccatatacatacatatatgcatacatacacacacactcacacgtgtgtgtgtgtatataaactaaTAAGCCTTTTTCATTATTGACGATGGTTGAAGTCTACTCACCTTTGTTTCTCTTCGAAAGCATCTGTTTTGTTGATACAGTTAATAAGTTTTATGAATTTAGACGCACTGTTGGAAGAATTCAAATATTGTGTCCATTTAAATGTCTAGACCATATAGATGTTAAGGTTATGTATACTCTTTAAGGATAACATTTGGCTCATAACAGTTATGTTACCAATGACTAACTCATTATATATTACaatcaaattccaaaaacacAGTTATACAACCTATAGAATAAACACTTCTACCTCCTGTTCCGTATCTTAAGTTAGATCATTCTACCAATTTCAAAAACTGCTTAACAGTCATGTAAAGATATACCTCTCAGTTAACTGGTACTGTCTTACTGTAAGGCTACTGTATGTAGATAAGAAACAAGCGACCAGACATTCCCTAGTACTGTGTAATACTTACCCAGGTGCTGGAATATtggatttttatttgcttttattttctttttttcttttttttttgagtgattttATGAAACATTGAACTTTTTTGGGGGGAttgatttgttaaaattttaagtTAGAGAATTAATCCAAAGGCCTTGGAAGATTTTGTGACATTGTCAAGAACGAATGGATTTTTGTTTGTTCAGTTTTGTGGTATGGTGACTAGTTAGATTTGTTAGACTTTCACATCTATTCAGTTTAACTGAAATCGGATTTAGTCGTTAAATCTGTTGATGTTATACTTTGTGTTTGACTTTTGTGTTTCGCTAGGTAATGATCTATCTCATCAGCAATTTCCATACAAGGAATTTTGCCAAAGTCAAAGAACGAATTCAATACATaccggaaattattattattttttttttcttttgtaataatggtTGAGAAGCTGGTAAGAGCACTCATTAGAGGTATCATCCGTCACATAACTTCATATCTCGTGATTTTTAGAATCTTCATGATAGAGCATTCTGTGAAACTTTTGAGTTTAGTTTTATCCTAATATCTGCTGATTTTCTCCTGTGAAGATATCAAAACGAACATTTGACTTTAATCCCCTTGATAATCTTGGATACATTGCAGAAACTGCTATGATAaacagtaacagagagagagagagagagagagagagagagagagagagagagagaatctatcctCGGAATTATTTCTTCAGCCTCCTGGAGATAAGTCTTTTGGATCATAACGTCTTCTTAAATCTTAAAGACTCCAGGATCCTGAAGCCTTCGGAATTTCCAAAAACCTCCGGACAGAAGCACACACAAAAGGCAgccaaggaaaataataaaataataataataataataataataataaaataataataataataataataataataataataataatcaataataataaaataatataataataataataataatatgtggcgccgtggcagagtgggttaggtcgtcaatcgacaggttaagcaacattggggctggtcagtcgttggatgggtgaccgctctcctcggcgttgattccttgggaaaggatctttaccataatttcctcagtctactcagctgtaaatgagtacctatccctgatggggtagggtccagctatgggttaaatagcaaaactcagcaatgatggaaagaaatgaaggaataaacgacaacgacgtaaatggaacctctggcaacagaggagcttcgtcaggcagccaggtattcaacccaattgaaggggaagacggtcaggtacttggaggtcgtcatccagcaactgaccaccacaacgacagtaaccaacagcctgagattggagctacagaagcaaaccaaaggaagaaatggacaagagaagaaaataaggaaatatggagatgctacatcagaagcaatccgactgagagaggatatagaagaaggttggtcaacatctggaatgagaggaataacaccccccaaacagaacagaggctggtagaccaagtaagaaacataaagaaaaagaactggctctccccaacagaaagagaagaactggaaagggaaatgtcacacgacaacagaattacacgaagacgaactgagagacgatgccacagaagacgacagggatgatgaggtatcaaacaacgacacccgaagaaacaccgacgaagtaacagagaggacggaatgggtagaaaagatcagacaatggatggaaccagatacagagagaacaaagatcccctccatgaaagcctacagcgccaagaaattaagggagaaaacaagtgaggtcaatgaaataatgggcataatacacatcaccagtatcacagaaacaaataacttggcatatgcaggagcaagattagtagcagaactgatggggatacgaacaccaacaccaccagcacaaccaacccaacagaaaccaaaacagcaacctccttggaaaggcgcctggaaaagcaaatcatggtgatgagatctgacttgagtaaactgaaagagatggcagaaaaaaggctaagaagcaagaaaacaagggaggaactcaacgagaaatacaaagtacaagagaggggactaaacaacacaatagaagatgtaaaacagaggcttaaggccaaagcacataagatccaacggtacatgaacaggaataagggataccaacagaacaaactattcggaactgaccagaaaagactatacagccaactaagaggggaagacaaccgccaagaaattcctgaagccgaacaaccaacccaacagaaaccaaaacagcaacctccttggaaaaggcgactggaaaagcaaatcatggtgatgagatctgacttgagtaaactgaaagagatggcagaaaaaaggctaagaagcaagaaaacaagggaggaactcaacgagaaatacaaagtacaagagaggggactaaacaacacaatagaagatgtaaaacagaggcttaaggccaaagcacataagatccaacggtaccccacacccacgaatagcagaacaactccagcattgtatctcaaatcaccatgcacccaaatggatgaccacaggaaggacatccttagtacaaaaagacaagagtaagggaaatatagccagtaactacaggcctgtcacctgcctaccaataatgtggaagttactaacaggtatcatcagtgcaaaggctatacaactactagaggagaaaacaccatccccaccaacagaaaggctgcagaaggaagtgtaggggcacaaaagaccagctcctgatagacaaaatggtaatgaagaacagtaggagaaggaaaaccaacctaagcatggcatggatagactataagaaagccttcgacatgatacgaCACACATGgaaaatagaatgcctgaaaatatatggggcagaggaaaacaccatcagcttccttaaaaatacaatgcacaactggaatacaatacttacaagctctggaataagactagcagaggttaatatcaggagagggatcttccagggcgactcactgtccccactactcttcgtagtagccatgattcctatgacaaaagtactacagaatatggatgccgggtaccaactcaagaaaagaggcaacagaattaaccatctgatgttcatggacgacatcaagctgtatggtaagagcatcaaggaaatagataccctaatccagactgtaaggattgtatctgggaacatcaggatggagtttggaatagaaaaatgcgccttagtcaacatacaaaagggcaaagtaacaagaactgaagggataaagctaccagatgggagcaccagcaaacacatagatgagactggatacaaatacctgggaataatggaaggaggggatataaaacaccaagagatgaaggacacgatcaggaaagaatatatgcagagactcaaggcgatactcaagtcaaaactcaacgccggaaatatgataaaagccataaaaacatgggcagtgccagtgatcagatacagcgcaggaatagtggaatggatgaaggcagaactccgcagcatagatcagaaaactaggaaacatatgacaatacacaaagcactacacccaagagcaaatacggacagactatacatatgaaaggaaggagggagaggactactaagcatagaggactgtgtcaacatcgagaacagagcactggggcaagatctgaaaaccagtgaagacgagtggctaaagagtgcatgggaagaaggactaataaaagtagacgaagacccagaaatatacagagacaggagaatgaaaaacagaacagaggactggcataacaaaccaatgcacggacaatacatgagacagactaaagaactagccagcgatgacacgtggcaatggctacagaggggagagctaaagaaggaaactgaaggaatgataacagcggcacaagatcacgccctaagaaccagatatgttcaaagaacgatagacggaaataacatctctcccatatgtaggaagtgcaatacgaaaaattaaaccataaaccacatagcaagcgaatgtccggcacttgcacagaaccagtacaaaaagaggcctgattcagtggcaaaagccctccactggagcctgtgcaagaaacatcagctaccttgcagtaataagtggtacgaacaccaacctgaaggagtgatagaaaacgatcaggcaaagatcctctgagact
Coding sequences within it:
- the LOC135220211 gene encoding cuticle protein 19-like produces the protein MALKLFFMVLVISGVFCEKYKPDVEEPQGPAKYSYKYGVADAESGNSYGHDETRDGDAIQGSYIIRLPDSRTQKVTYTVNGGSGYVADVTYEGEPKYPDVPPKKGYN